A part of Candidatus Electrothrix aestuarii genomic DNA contains:
- a CDS encoding nicotianamine synthase family protein has product MHVFPFSHEHSLTDQAFVNCCRDCERSYHLVSERLRDFHTQLSGYSQQELRQLSQQDIYQLYLILDDIAHLECGSHLAERILASAEIQEILPDIRWYYNTFFEVHETYLVHEVLAADDPWQPLQFFGLYPRYETLIRTQMEQLDLPRPQKLVFIGCGPMPLSLILLNRLYGISSIGLDIDPKAVSLARQCLERLELDQEISILQGTEEMLAALDWDVVVVAALAEPKRKIFASLYRIMKASQKRPVICRTYSGLLTLLHPPLREEDYMGFRVHQEIRPENNRVNNTLLQLEMNG; this is encoded by the coding sequence ATGCATGTTTTTCCTTTTTCCCATGAACATAGCCTGACAGACCAGGCCTTTGTGAACTGTTGCCGGGACTGTGAACGCAGTTATCACCTGGTATCGGAGCGGCTCCGGGACTTTCATACGCAACTCAGCGGCTATAGTCAGCAAGAGCTTCGCCAACTTTCCCAGCAGGATATCTATCAGCTCTATTTGATTCTGGATGATATTGCCCATCTCGAATGCGGCTCGCACTTGGCTGAGCGTATCCTGGCCAGTGCAGAGATCCAGGAGATCCTGCCGGATATTCGTTGGTATTATAATACCTTCTTCGAGGTGCATGAGACCTATCTGGTCCATGAGGTTTTGGCCGCTGATGATCCCTGGCAGCCCCTGCAGTTTTTCGGCCTGTATCCCCGCTACGAAACACTGATCCGCACCCAGATGGAGCAGCTTGATCTACCCCGCCCGCAAAAGTTGGTTTTTATAGGCTGCGGCCCCATGCCGCTTTCCCTCATCCTGCTCAACCGTCTCTATGGCATCAGCTCTATTGGTTTGGATATTGACCCTAAGGCAGTTTCTTTGGCCCGGCAATGTCTTGAGCGCCTGGAACTTGATCAGGAGATTTCTATCCTTCAGGGGACAGAAGAGATGCTTGCCGCTCTGGACTGGGATGTGGTGGTGGTTGCGGCACTGGCTGAACCGAAACGCAAGATTTTTGCCAGTCTGTACCGAATTATGAAGGCCAGCCAAAAACGACCTGTAATCTGTCGGACCTATTCTGGTCTCTTGACTCTGCTTCATCCCCCTCTACGGGAGGAGGACTATATGGGCTTTCGTGTTCATCAGGAGATCAGGCCGGAAAACAACAGAGTAAATAATACGCTGCTTCAGCTGGAGATGAATGGATGA
- a CDS encoding ABC transporter ATP-binding protein, whose amino-acid sequence MLINNAMQPEKKFDSRPHLIELRDICFHYPGTDLQLLQGINFFLERQQRVGLVGPNGSGKTSLFHVIMGLLKPESGLVLFNGEEMHDKEDFRKLRRKVGLLFQDSDDQLFSPTVLEDVAFGPLNFGATPQEAREIARQTLYELKLEHLEQRITHQLSGGEKKMVSLATILAMRPDALLLDEPTNNLDAATRSRLIEVMNGLDLALLIISHDWSLLADTCYEVCAMDLGQVTMNDLSYLHDHRHSHPYGRQPHAHLNNVQSLPENAELS is encoded by the coding sequence ATGCTGATCAATAATGCTATGCAACCGGAAAAAAAATTCGACAGCAGGCCACATTTAATAGAATTACGGGACATCTGTTTTCATTATCCGGGGACAGATTTGCAGCTGTTACAAGGAATTAATTTTTTTCTGGAAAGGCAGCAGCGCGTGGGTCTGGTCGGGCCGAACGGTTCTGGTAAGACCTCGCTCTTCCATGTTATTATGGGGCTACTTAAACCGGAATCAGGCCTGGTGCTGTTTAACGGGGAAGAGATGCATGATAAGGAGGATTTCAGAAAACTGCGCCGGAAGGTGGGGCTCCTTTTTCAGGACTCTGATGATCAGCTCTTTTCTCCGACCGTGCTGGAGGATGTGGCCTTTGGACCGCTCAATTTTGGTGCAACCCCACAAGAGGCCAGGGAAATAGCCCGTCAGACCCTCTACGAGCTTAAATTGGAGCACCTTGAACAGCGGATTACCCATCAGCTTTCCGGCGGGGAAAAGAAGATGGTGTCTTTGGCAACTATCCTGGCCATGCGCCCGGATGCCTTGCTTCTGGATGAACCCACCAATAATCTCGATGCGGCAACCCGCTCCCGCTTGATTGAGGTCATGAACGGGTTGGATCTGGCTTTGCTGATTATCTCCCATGACTGGAGTTTGCTGGCTGACACCTGTTATGAAGTTTGCGCGATGGACCTGGGGCAGGTGACAATGAACGATCTCTCCTATCTCCATGATCACCGTCACTCCCACCCCTATGGCAGGCAGCCGCACGCCCATCTTAACAATGTTCAGTCTTTACCGGAAAACGCTGAATTATCCTGA
- a CDS encoding sulfite exporter TauE/SafE family protein — protein MTNLLMLYSGAATLGALHAFEPGHGKTLIAAYMIGTRGRAWDGMLLGAIVTITHTFSVILLGLVAQILSRTYSEETLHNWLGLVSAGIILAVGLWMLRQRLSGKSGHTHIHLFGKGHSHEHHHPHTHLHTHDGYSHDQHGHSHSHDEHSHDEHEHSHSHQDHHSHKHTHDHDHAHTSDEHEHTHEHHHPHTHDHEHDGYHEHSHHSHHSHGKHDSHNHSEKGHTHHEHASGKKNPWELLMLGISGGIIPCPAAIATLLAAIAAGKIAQGLSVTLFFSLGLGLVMMSIGVILSQAGRLTGKISENLDFARRMGLVSALLIIGIGSYTMFHSVKSIWF, from the coding sequence ATGACCAACCTCCTTATGCTCTATTCGGGAGCAGCAACACTTGGTGCCTTGCATGCCTTTGAACCCGGCCACGGAAAAACGCTTATTGCCGCCTATATGATAGGTACAAGGGGGCGGGCTTGGGATGGTATGCTGCTTGGGGCAATTGTGACCATTACCCACACCTTCAGTGTTATTTTACTGGGCCTTGTGGCGCAAATTTTGTCCAGAACCTATTCAGAGGAAACACTGCATAACTGGCTCGGTTTAGTCTCCGCCGGGATTATCCTGGCGGTGGGGCTCTGGATGCTCCGGCAGCGGCTTTCCGGCAAGAGTGGTCATACCCATATCCATCTCTTTGGGAAAGGGCACAGTCATGAGCATCATCATCCCCACACCCATCTGCATACTCATGATGGATATTCACATGACCAGCATGGTCATTCGCATAGCCATGATGAGCACTCTCATGACGAACATGAACATAGTCATAGCCATCAAGACCATCATTCCCACAAACATACTCATGACCACGATCATGCTCATACTTCTGACGAGCATGAACACACCCACGAGCATCATCATCCCCATACCCATGATCACGAGCATGATGGCTACCATGAACACAGCCATCATAGTCATCATAGTCATGGTAAGCATGATAGTCATAATCATAGCGAAAAGGGACATACACATCATGAACACGCGAGTGGCAAAAAAAATCCCTGGGAACTCTTGATGCTGGGAATTTCCGGCGGTATCATCCCTTGCCCGGCAGCCATCGCCACCTTATTAGCTGCTATTGCGGCCGGTAAGATCGCGCAAGGGCTAAGCGTAACCTTGTTTTTCAGTTTGGGATTGGGGTTGGTTATGATGAGTATAGGCGTGATTCTGTCTCAGGCTGGACGTCTGACCGGGAAGATTAGTGAAAACCTCGACTTTGCCCGGCGTATGGGCCTCGTCAGCGCCTTACTGATTATAGGAATAGGATCCTATACCATGTTCCACTCTGTTAAAAGTATCTGGTTTTAG